Part of the Kitasatospora sp. NBC_00374 genome is shown below.
GGACGGCCCTCGGCGAGGAGCTGCACTCGGCGGTGCTGGCCGTCCGGGAGGCCGAGACCGGCCTGTTCGCCGGGTGGACCGCCGAGGACGTGATCGCCGCGACCCGGATGCGCTGGTGAGGGCGTGCTGATCGACCAGCACTGCCACAGCGTGCTCGCGCCCGGCGCCGAGGAGCCGGACGACGAGACGCTCGGCACGCTGCTCACCGAGTCCGACCGGCCGCCCGCGGCGGGCACCGACCCGTTCGGCGGCGCGCTCGGCCTCGCCGTCCGCCGCTGGTGCCCGCCCGCCCTGGGGCTGCCGGCCCACGCCGACCCGGCCGCGTACCTGGCCCGGCGGCGCGAGCTGGGGACGGCCGAGGCCACCCGGCGGCTGCTGTCGGCCGCCGGCCTGACGGCCTGCCTGGTGGACACCGGCCTGACCACCGCGGCCGGCCGCCCGCTGCTCCCGCTCGCCGATCTCGCCCGGGCCTCGGGCGCCCGGGTGTACGAGGTGGTCCGGCTGGAGACGGTCGCCGCCGAAGTGGTGGCCGAGCCGGCCCGCTGGCCGGAGGCCCTGGCGCAGGCGCTCGCGGACGCCTGCGCGGACGCCGTGGCGGTGAAGTCGGTACTGGCGTACCGCTACGGGCTGGCGATCCCGGCGGCCCGGCCGACCCGCGCCGAGGTGGTGCGGGCGGCCGGCGAGTGGCTGGGCGGGCCGCGCGAGCGGCTCGCCGATCCGGTGCTGCTGCGCCATCTGCTCTGGCAGGCCGTTGAGTTGGGGCTGCCAATCCAGCTGCACACCGGCTTCGGCGACCCGGACCTGCGGCTCCACCTCGCCGATCCGGCCCTGCTGGTGGACTTCGTCCGCGCGGTCGAACCCTCGGGCGTGCCGCTGGTGTTGCTGCACTGCTACCCGTACCACCGGCAGGCCGCCTGGCTGGCGCACTGCTTCCCCCAGGTCTACGTGGACGTCGGCCTCACCCTCTCGTACACCGGCGCGCGGGCGGCCGAGGTGCTCGGAGAGGTGCTCGAACTGGCCCCGTTCGGCAAGGTGATGTTCTCCACCGACGCCTACGGGCTGCCCGAGCTGTACCTGGTCGGCGCCGCCCAGTACCGGTACGCGCTCGACCGGCTGCTGGCCGGCTGGCGGCAGGACGGCGCCTGTACCGCGGCGGACGCGGCCGCGATCGGGGCGGGGCTGTCCGGCGCCAACGCGAGCCGCCTCTACCGGCTGGATCTCGCCACCCCAGCTGACGGCCAGGTTACCTGAGGTCACATCAGCTGGTCAGGCCCGCCTTCCCCGGGCCGCCGCGGATCACTCCCGTCGGCACCCTTGCGGAAGCGATCCGATGGTCACTAGCGTCCCACCCACTTACGTGTTCCTGCCATCAGCGGGGCACTACGAGACTCGGGAGGGTCATCCCCTATGAGAGTTCCTCGGATACGTCGGGCGCGGCTCGCGGCGGCAGGTCTCGCGCTCGCCACCGCCGGCTCGATCGCGCTGCCGGCCGGCACCGCCGCGGCAGCCGGATCGGACGCTCCGGCGGCCGGGCCCCTGCTCAGCTATGTGGTGAACACCCAGGCCGACCACGGCCAGGTGAAGAAGGCCGAGAAGGAGATCACCAAGGCCGGCGGCACGGTGGTCTACGCGTACGAGCAGATCGGCGTGGTGATCGCGCGGTCCGCCGACACCGGCTTCGCGGCCAGGCTGCGGCACGTCCGCGGCATCGACTCGGTCGGCGCCAGCCGGACGGCCGGCATCGTCGCCGCCGACGTGGAGTCCACCGTCGAACGGGTCTCCGCGGGCGCCACCCCGACCGACGGCTCCGAGCCGCTCTGGGCGAACCAGTGGGACATGCGGCAGATCGGCGTGGACAAGGCCCACGAGACCACGCTCGGCAGCCGCCGCGTCGTGGTCGGGGTGCTGGACTCCGGCATCGACGCCAAGCACGAGGACCTGGCCGCCAACGTGGACGCCTCGCTCTCGGCCTCCTGCATCGAGGGCGGCAAGCCGAACACCGACTACAACGCCTGGCAGCCCACCACCAGCGACCACGGCACGCACGTGGCCGGCACCATCGCGGCCGCCAAGAACGGCAAGGGCGTCGAGGGCATCGCCCCGGGCGTCCGGCTGGCGGCGGTCAAGGTGGTCGACGACGGCGGGTTCATCTACCCGGAGTACGCCATCTGCGGCTTCGTCTGGGCCGGTGAGCACCACTTCAAGGTGACCAACAACAGCTACTACATCGACCCGTGGCTGTTCAACTGCAAGAGCGACCCCGACCAGGCCGCCGTCTCGACGGCCGTCCGCCGGGCCGTGGCCTTCTCGCAGCGCAACGGCGTGCTGAACGTGGCCGCCGCCGGCAACGAGAACTACGACCTGGCCCACAAGACCGTCGACCCGACCAGCCCGGACGACACCACCCCGGCCGAGCGCCCGATCGACGCCAACTGCCTGGTCCTGCCGACCGAGGTGCCCGGCGTCGTGGTGACCTCCTCGGTGGGCGTCAAGGGCGACAAGTCCTTCTACTCGACCTACGGCAAGGGCAAGGTGACGGTCGCCGCCCCCGGCGGCGACTCCCGCTACCAGCTGCCCGACACCCCCGACAAGAACGGCCGGGTGCTCTCCACCGTCCGCGGCGGCTACGCCTACATGCAGGGCACCTCGATGGCCTCCCCGCACACCACCGGCGTGGTCGCGCTGCTCGCCTCCACCCACCCGTGGGCCGGGCCGGACGAGCTGCGCGCCATGCTGACCCACCAGGCCGACGAGCACGCCTGCCCGGCGACCTACGACCCGTCCGGCGACGGCGCGTGGAAGGCGGTCTGCGAGGGCGGTACCTCGAACAACGGCTTCTACGGCGCCGGCATCATCAACGCGGCCAAGGCCGCGCAGTGGTGGCGCTGGTGAGCCGGGGCTGACCTCCCGAGCTCCCGCCGAACCCCGCCCCGTCCGGGCCTCCCGCCCGGGCGGGGCTCGCCGTTTCGCCGTTTCGGCGGTTCGACGGATCCGCGGCCGGCCGCCGGCGCCGGTCAGCCGACGTGCCGGCTCCAGTCGGCCTCGACCGGGGCCAGACCGTGCCGGTTCGGGACCTGCTTGAGCCAGTCCGGCCGCGCGGCCAGGGTGGCCGCCGCCCGCTCGGCCTCGGCGGCCCGCTGCTCCTCCGGGGTGGCGAAGCAGGTCGGCAGCCAGGCGGCGGACCCGGCCGCCCGCGCGGCCAGCTGCGCCACGTACGCCGCCCGCAGCTCCGACTCCGTGGCGAAGCCGGGCTCGTCGGCCAGCCACTCGGACGGCACCAGCGCGACCACCTCCCGCAGCAGCGCCTCGGTGACCAGCGGCGCGA
Proteins encoded:
- a CDS encoding amidohydrolase family protein, which produces MLIDQHCHSVLAPGAEEPDDETLGTLLTESDRPPAAGTDPFGGALGLAVRRWCPPALGLPAHADPAAYLARRRELGTAEATRRLLSAAGLTACLVDTGLTTAAGRPLLPLADLARASGARVYEVVRLETVAAEVVAEPARWPEALAQALADACADAVAVKSVLAYRYGLAIPAARPTRAEVVRAAGEWLGGPRERLADPVLLRHLLWQAVELGLPIQLHTGFGDPDLRLHLADPALLVDFVRAVEPSGVPLVLLHCYPYHRQAAWLAHCFPQVYVDVGLTLSYTGARAAEVLGEVLELAPFGKVMFSTDAYGLPELYLVGAAQYRYALDRLLAGWRQDGACTAADAAAIGAGLSGANASRLYRLDLATPADGQVT
- a CDS encoding S8 family serine peptidase, translated to MRVPRIRRARLAAAGLALATAGSIALPAGTAAAAGSDAPAAGPLLSYVVNTQADHGQVKKAEKEITKAGGTVVYAYEQIGVVIARSADTGFAARLRHVRGIDSVGASRTAGIVAADVESTVERVSAGATPTDGSEPLWANQWDMRQIGVDKAHETTLGSRRVVVGVLDSGIDAKHEDLAANVDASLSASCIEGGKPNTDYNAWQPTTSDHGTHVAGTIAAAKNGKGVEGIAPGVRLAAVKVVDDGGFIYPEYAICGFVWAGEHHFKVTNNSYYIDPWLFNCKSDPDQAAVSTAVRRAVAFSQRNGVLNVAAAGNENYDLAHKTVDPTSPDDTTPAERPIDANCLVLPTEVPGVVVTSSVGVKGDKSFYSTYGKGKVTVAAPGGDSRYQLPDTPDKNGRVLSTVRGGYAYMQGTSMASPHTTGVVALLASTHPWAGPDELRAMLTHQADEHACPATYDPSGDGAWKAVCEGGTSNNGFYGAGIINAAKAAQWWRW